The nucleotide sequence GATGCCGACCGTGACGTCCTTGCCGCCCTTGACCTTGACGCGCTTGAGCACGTACGGCGGGAAGACCGGTCGGCCGCTGTTCCAGTCGACCGAGTTGGCGGACAGGAGCGGGAAGCGGCACTGCTTCTGGAAGGCCCGCAGCGTGTCGAGGCCGTAGTTGTACTCGTGGTTGCCGAGCGCGGCCGCGTCGTAGCCGACGGCGTTCATCGCCAGGGCCATCGGGTGCTTGGAGCCGCCGGTGATCGGGTCGATCTTCGCGTAGTAGTACGCGAGCGGCGTGCCCTGGATGGTGTCGCCCGCGTCGAGCGTCAGGCAGGTGGAGGCGCCACGCTCGGCCCGCACGGCCTTGATGAGCGTCGCGGCCTTGGCGATGCCGATCTGGTTGCCGGCCTTGTCGGAGTACGCGGCGTTGGCGAAGTAGTTCCAGTTGAAGACGTTGCCGTGCAGGTCGGTCGTGCCGAGCACGGTGAGGCGGAAGGTCTTCGAGCCGTGGTGGTGGTGGTCGTGGTCGCGCCCGTGGTGGGGGTCGGCGGAGGCCGCGGGGGCCGCCCAGAGGCCGGCGCCACCGACGACGGCCATGGTGAGCAGCTGACGGCGGGATGCAGAGGTGTTGTCGGTCACGGGGCGGCACGTTAGCCCGTCGGGGCGACCGGTGCGCGACGAGCGCGTGGCCGTTCTCTCAGGATGCGCTGAGCATCCGGTGAACGCCGAGGTCGCCGGGGTGTGGCGACGGTGGCGAGGCCCGACGGGTCAGCGGCGGCCGACGAACCAGTGGCGGATCTTCGCGATCCGCTCGGTCACCTGCTCGCTCGTCGCGGACGCGAGCTCGGGCCCGCCACAGGCCCGCCGCAGCTCCATGTGGATGTTCGCGTGGGGCGCCCCGGTCTTGCTCGAGTACGCCGCGACGAGCTTGTTGAGCTCCTTGCGCTGGGCGGCGAGGGCCCGGTGCTGCGCGACGGGCGTCGGCCCCCGGTCCGGCTGCGCCCGGCCGGCGCTCCCCTTGGCCTGCCTCGCCTGCCGCTCGTGCAGGAGCGTCGCCACCTGGTCCGGCTCGAGGAGCCCGGGCAGGCCGAGGTAGTCCTGCTCCTCCTCGGAGCCGACCTCCGCGTGCAGGCCGAACTGCTTGGCGTCGAAGAGGACGTGGTCGAAGTGCGCGTCCGACTCCAGCGCCTCGAAGCGGGACTCGTCGAGGCCGAGCGTCTTCTCGGTCCGGTTGGCGGCGGCGAGCATCCCCTCCTCCTCGGCCCACAGGGACGCCTCGTCCTCGTCGCTGCGCGGGCGGTCGAGCGCGTGGTCGCGCTCCTCCTCCATCGACGCGGCGAGCTGGAGGATGATCGGCACCGACGGCAGGAAGACCGAGGCGGTCTCTCCGCGGCGGCGGGCCCGCACGAAGCGGCCGACGGCCTGGGCGAAGAACAGCGGGGTCGAGGTCGAGGTGGCGTAGACGCCGACGGCCAGGCGCGGGACGTCGACGCCCTCGGACACCATGCGCACCGCGACCATCCACCGCGTCTCGCTCTGCCCGAACTCCTCGATCCGCGAGCTGGCGCCGGCGTCGTCGGAGAGCACGACGGTCGTCTTCTCGCCGGTGATGTCGGTGAGGATGCGGGCGTAGGCGCGGGCGACGGTCTGGTTCGAGGCGATGACCAGGCCCCCGGCGTCCGGCACGTGCCGGCGCACCTCGGACAGACGCTTGTCGGCGGCGCTGAGCACCGCCGGGATCCACTCGCCCTTGGGGTCGAGCGCGGTGCGCCAGGCGTGGGCGGTGATGTCCTTGGTCAGGGGCTCCCCGAGCCGGGCCGCCACCTCGTCACCGGCCTTGGTGCGCCAGCGCATCGCCCCGCCGTACGCGAGGAAGAGCACGGGGCGCACGACGCCGTCGCGCAACGCGGCCGCGTACCCGTAGGTGTAGTCCGAGCCGGAGCGCAGGATGCCCTGGGCGTCCATCTCGTAGCGCACGAACGGGATGGGGTTGGTGTCGGACCGGAACGGGGTCCCGGTCAGCGAGAGGCGGCGCGCGGCCGGCGTGAAGGCCTCGCGGATGCCGTCGCCCCAGGAGCGGGCGTCGCCGCCGTGGTGGATCTCGTCGAGGATGATGAGCGTCGGCTCGGCCTCGGTGCGCCGCTTGTGCAGCCCCGGGTTGGCGGCCACCTGCGCGTAGGTCAGCGCCACACCGTGGTACTCGCTGGACTGCACGCCGGCGCCGTTGGAGAACGAGGGGTTGAGCTGGATGCCCACGCGGCCCGCGGCGTCGGCCCACTGCGTCTTGAGGTGCTCGGTCGGGGCGACGACGGTGATCGCGCGCACGATGCCGCGGTCGAGCAGCTCGGTGGCGATGCGCAGGGCGTACGTCGTCTTGCCGGCGCCCGGCGTCGCGACCGCCAGGAAGTCCTTCTCGTGGCGGGCCAGGTAGGCGGCCAGCGCCTCCTCCTGCCACGCGCGCAGCTTCGACGCGGTACCCCACGCGGCCCGCTCGGGATAGGCGGGGGGCAGGTGTCCGGCAGCAGAGGTACTCATGGGCGAGCGCCACGATAACCGCCCACCGGACGACACACCGAAGGCCCCGGCGGATTGCGCCGGGGCCCTCGGTCTGTGCTAGCGGTGATGGGTGGTCAGACGTTGCGGTAGGCGAGCCAGGCGTTCTGCATCCGGGTGGCCTGGCCGGTCGTGAAGGTGTTCATGCACGCGTCGTCCGAGTAGTCCATGAAGTTGGTGATCGGGTCGGCGCCGGCGGTGCCGCAGGTGTCGCGGCCCGTCGGGCAGCCGTAGGCCGGCGAGGCCTCGGCCGGGGTGTCGGAGACCGAGTCCCCGCTGCCCGAGCAGCCGCCCTGGAAGGTGTGGTAGAGGTTCATCCAGTGGCCGACCTCGTGGGTGCCGGTGTCGCCCAGGTTGTACGGCGCGGCGGTCCCGCCGGGCACGGACTGGTCGAGGATGACGACGCCGTCCATGACGTCGAGGCTGGACTTGGGGAAGGTCGCCCAGCCGAGGAGGCCGCCCCCGAGGTTGGCGGTGTAGAGGTTGAGGTCGCCCATGTTGCCCTTGCGCAGGGCGGTCTTCATCTGGCGCTCCTGGGTCGTGCCGTCGGTCAGGCCCTGGTACCAGGACGCGTTGGTCGTCGTGTCCGTGCCCGCGAGGCGGAAGGAGAACCCGGCCGAGGAGTAGGCGTTGTTGAGGACCGAGATCTGGTTGCTGATCTGGGTGCTCGTCAGCTTGCCGTTCGTGCCGTCGGTGATGACGTGCACGTAGACGTCGACGATGCCACCGGCGAAGGCCGCGGAGGGCTTCTTGTTGGAGGCGGTGGCGGAGCGCTGCGCCGAGTCGGTGACGGCCTTGCCGTCGGTGCGGGTGTCGTAGCCCTTGGCCGCGAGCGCCTTGGCGAGCGCGGCGTCGTTCGCCTTGGTCTGCGCCGGGGTCAGCTCGTGC is from Arthrobacter sp. NEB 688 and encodes:
- a CDS encoding zinc metalloprotease, with protein sequence MRTRPLTALAALTLGVAGSLVPLSSAQARPMTADTAQSAQCAVHSDVVGGRHAAGPNRADPHELTPAQTKANDAALAKALAAKGYDTRTDGKAVTDSAQRSATASNKKPSAAFAGGIVDVYVHVITDGTNGKLTSTQISNQISVLNNAYSSAGFSFRLAGTDTTTNASWYQGLTDGTTQERQMKTALRKGNMGDLNLYTANLGGGLLGWATFPKSSLDVMDGVVILDQSVPGGTAAPYNLGDTGTHEVGHWMNLYHTFQGGCSGSGDSVSDTPAEASPAYGCPTGRDTCGTAGADPITNFMDYSDDACMNTFTTGQATRMQNAWLAYRNV
- a CDS encoding DEAD/DEAH box helicase yields the protein MSTSAAGHLPPAYPERAAWGTASKLRAWQEEALAAYLARHEKDFLAVATPGAGKTTYALRIATELLDRGIVRAITVVAPTEHLKTQWADAAGRVGIQLNPSFSNGAGVQSSEYHGVALTYAQVAANPGLHKRRTEAEPTLIILDEIHHGGDARSWGDGIREAFTPAARRLSLTGTPFRSDTNPIPFVRYEMDAQGILRSGSDYTYGYAAALRDGVVRPVLFLAYGGAMRWRTKAGDEVAARLGEPLTKDITAHAWRTALDPKGEWIPAVLSAADKRLSEVRRHVPDAGGLVIASNQTVARAYARILTDITGEKTTVVLSDDAGASSRIEEFGQSETRWMVAVRMVSEGVDVPRLAVGVYATSTSTPLFFAQAVGRFVRARRRGETASVFLPSVPIILQLAASMEEERDHALDRPRSDEDEASLWAEEEGMLAAANRTEKTLGLDESRFEALESDAHFDHVLFDAKQFGLHAEVGSEEEQDYLGLPGLLEPDQVATLLHERQARQAKGSAGRAQPDRGPTPVAQHRALAAQRKELNKLVAAYSSKTGAPHANIHMELRRACGGPELASATSEQVTERIAKIRHWFVGRR